The Pseudomonadota bacterium genome includes a region encoding these proteins:
- a CDS encoding AMP-binding protein, whose amino-acid sequence MLITEILARNARMYPDETALIERDPVKGTRKEMTWAEFDQQANQVANLLKRMGIGKGDKVVHLLMNSMEWLPLYFGIIRSGAWVIPLNFRFTADDIRFCIEVTEGDVLFFGPEFSERIESIKDSLPTVKEMVFVADNEVDFAGSYSRMLAVEETTPLDIPLALEEGVALYFTSGTTGRPKPILLTNRNLEAACIVENRHHLQTHDDNFILIPPLYHTGAKMHWFGNFIVGAKSVILKGVSPQWILEAVSEERASIVWLLVPWAQDILTAIENGELNLDDYQLDQWRLMHIGAQPVPPSLIRDWLKVFPHHDYDTNYGLSESTGPGCVHLGMGNVHKVGAIGVPGFDWEYAIVGGNDQRVKPGQPGELIVKGPGVMKEYYKNPEESARVLKDGWLHTGDIARVDDDGFICLVDRKKDVIITGGENIFPVEIEDFLQEHQNIQDAAVIGLPDERLGEAVAAIIEVKPGRVLNLDEVNLFCEGLPRYKRPREIFFDEVPRNPTGKIEKPKLRKKYTGYSEMFTIKSDQAG is encoded by the coding sequence ATGTTAATTACTGAAATTCTTGCACGAAATGCCCGGATGTATCCGGATGAAACTGCACTTATTGAGCGTGATCCGGTCAAGGGGACCAGAAAAGAAATGACCTGGGCTGAGTTTGACCAGCAGGCCAACCAGGTTGCCAACCTGCTTAAACGCATGGGGATTGGTAAGGGCGATAAAGTTGTTCATTTATTGATGAACAGTATGGAGTGGCTGCCCCTTTATTTCGGCATTATTCGTTCCGGTGCCTGGGTGATACCGTTGAATTTTCGCTTTACCGCTGATGATATTCGTTTCTGCATTGAGGTTACCGAAGGGGATGTGCTCTTTTTCGGGCCGGAATTTTCTGAGCGCATTGAATCAATCAAGGACAGTCTGCCGACGGTGAAAGAGATGGTTTTTGTAGCCGATAATGAAGTGGATTTTGCCGGCAGTTATTCCCGGATGCTGGCGGTTGAAGAGACCACGCCACTGGATATTCCCCTGGCTCTGGAAGAAGGGGTGGCTCTTTATTTTACCTCGGGAACCACGGGGCGACCAAAACCCATTCTCTTGACTAACCGCAACCTGGAAGCGGCCTGCATAGTTGAAAACCGTCATCATCTGCAGACCCACGATGATAATTTTATCCTCATCCCCCCCCTGTACCATACCGGAGCCAAGATGCACTGGTTTGGCAATTTTATCGTCGGGGCAAAATCGGTGATCCTCAAAGGGGTCAGCCCCCAGTGGATTCTTGAAGCGGTGTCGGAAGAAAGGGCCTCGATTGTCTGGCTGCTGGTGCCCTGGGCCCAGGATATTCTCACCGCCATCGAGAATGGTGAACTCAATCTGGATGATTACCAGCTGGATCAGTGGCGGCTGATGCATATCGGTGCTCAGCCGGTACCGCCCAGCCTGATTAGAGATTGGCTGAAAGTTTTCCCCCATCATGATTATGATACTAATTATGGCCTGAGTGAATCAACCGGTCCTGGATGTGTTCATCTGGGGATGGGAAACGTTCATAAAGTTGGGGCCATCGGGGTGCCGGGTTTCGATTGGGAATATGCTATTGTTGGCGGCAATGATCAGCGAGTGAAACCCGGTCAACCGGGTGAGCTGATTGTTAAAGGCCCCGGAGTGATGAAAGAATACTATAAAAATCCTGAAGAATCTGCCAGAGTGCTCAAAGATGGCTGGCTTCATACCGGCGATATCGCCCGGGTGGATGATGATGGTTTTATTTGTCTGGTGGATCGCAAGAAAGATGTCATTATAACCGGCGGAGAAAATATTTTTCCGGTCGAAATAGAAGATTTTCTTCAGGAACATCAGAATATTCAGGACGCGGCTGTCATCGGTCTGCCGGATGAGCGGCTTGGAGAGGCGGTTGCCGCTATCATCGAGGTAAAACCGGGAAGGGTATTGAACCTTGATGAAGTGAACCTTTTTTGCGAAGGGCTTCCCCGTTACAAACGGCCCCGGGAGATTTTTTTCGACGAGGTTCCCCGTAATCCAACCGGCAAAATTGAAAAACCTAAATTAAGAAAAAAATATACCGGTTACAGCGAAATGTTTACGATTAAATCTGATCAGGCCGGATAG
- a CDS encoding YajD family HNH nuclease has protein sequence MAADKKTSFSNSPDKVISEAKHYQKQREQGYREQALKIYPWICARCGREFSGKKLQQLTVHHKDHNHDYNPADGSNWELLCIYCHDQEHTKYLEENQYGSNNATAGNESSSSTFKPFANLENLFKKKS, from the coding sequence ATGGCAGCGGATAAAAAAACATCTTTCAGTAACAGTCCGGACAAAGTCATTTCCGAAGCTAAACACTACCAAAAACAACGTGAGCAGGGATACCGGGAGCAGGCCCTGAAAATATATCCTTGGATATGTGCCCGCTGCGGCCGGGAATTTTCCGGCAAAAAGCTTCAACAGCTGACCGTCCATCATAAAGACCATAATCATGACTATAATCCGGCTGACGGCAGCAACTGGGAACTGCTCTGCATCTATTGCCATGACCAGGAACACACAAAATACCTGGAAGAAAATCAATATGGCAGCAACAATGCAACCGCAGGCAATGAAAGCTCATCCTCCACCTTCAAACCTTTCGCCAACCTTGAAAATTTGTTTAAAAAGAAAAGCTGA